AAGGCAAGAGAAACACTTATTATGTCTAATACTAGGCTGGTTATAAGTGTTGCGAGGAAATATATCGGAAGAGGTGTAGGCTTTGTCGATCTAATTCAAGAAGGTAATATCGGTTTAATGCGTGCAGTTAACAAATTTGATTGGAAGCGCGGTAACAAATTCAGTACTTATGCCACATGGTGGATACGCCAAGCGATTACTAGGGCGATCGCTGATCATGGAAGAATTATACGGTTGCCGGTTCACATGAACGATACAGTCGCGCGCGTTCATCGTATATCGCATCAATTAAGACAGGAGCTTGGTCGCGAACCAACTATTGAAGAGTTGGCTGATAAACTATCACTTTCACCGACAAAAGTGAGACAGATTCTCGGGGCTTCGAAACATGTCGTGAGTTTAGACGAATCTCTTTCAGATGAAGAGGATAGCAATTCACTTGGCGATTTAATACCAGATTTAACGAGTGCTAATCCTGATATCCATGTAGAAAGCAGCGATCTTAGTAATACTATTGCTCAGATGTTGCGAGTATTGACGCCTCGCGAACAAAAATTAATTATCATGCGATACGGATTAAATGGGGATAAAGAAATGTCCCTAGAGGAGATCGGTAAAAAGATGGGCATTACTCGTGAGAGGGTAAGGCAAATTGAAGCTCAGGCACTGCGCAAGCTGAGATCTTCGCCTAATATGAGAGAGCTATTTCCCTATAAAGGTTATTTTAACTATAAATGAAATACCAACTCTCATTGAATCGTCGTTCTTTATCAACACAGTATTTGATACATCACCTGATTAAATATGGTGCGATACCCTTTTTACGTCTAAAAAGGGGTTTAAGAACACAAATTGCTTCTCTTTATATTTTAGACGCAAATAATTTTTCATTTTTCCTCGAAAAACAAGGTGAAATTCGCATCAATGAGCCATTTGATAAATTTACCAAGACAAGATTTCTACCGATACTTGATCCACTAAAACACAACCAGTTATCTGAATCTGAGTGCTATGAGCTTTCCAAATGGGCCATTAAATATGCCGATTTCCTTGATGCTCTTCATGAGAGTGTATCCATAAATGATAATGATTTAGTGCTGATTAAATGTTTCAACAATAAAAGTAAGGTATGCATAAATAAAACCAAGTCATATCCAGTAACACCTGGAAGTTATGTGAACACGCATGTCTTAAGATTATTAAACGCAATGGATGTATTTATTGCAAACGATGAAATTAAGGATGGCGAAGGTTTAAAAAGAATATATAACGGTCCATTAGCTATAGGTATTCGGTATTGTTCTCCTCATCCCTTGATCCCTGAAATAATAAAGATATCGAACATTGAAACGCAAATTGATAGGGCAATCGAGTATTATCTAAATGCTAAAGAAAACGTCCTGAATGAAATCAATTTAACCAACCATTCACACTCATTCTCACAATAATATCGTTTTGATGATTGTAAAAAAAACAATATTTCTATAAAAATGTACTGGAATCGAAGCATCTGTAATATTTTCGTTGATTTTGCGCTAGTTACATTATGTACAAGCTCCTCTTTGTTTACCCTAGATACTGCGCAATTGAATTAAAATATATCAAATGGCCATATCAGAAAAGATCCGTTTCATTTCAGAGTCTCTGAACCTCACAGAAGAACAAGTAAATATTATTCAATCACCATGGCCAAAGATGGTCATAGCTGGACCAGGCACTGGAAAGACCACAACGCTTGTGGCAAATATCTATGCACTGATCGCTGAAGGTGTGCCTCCAGCTAACATCTTAGCTATTACGTTTTCACGCATCGGTGTAAAGAGAATGATAGATCGCTTATCGGCATTATTAAATCGAAGCATCGCTTATGGAATTAATGTGATGACAACAGACGCACTTGCCAGACGCATGATTTATTCAGAAGCGTCTTTTTTTGGTAATCCAGATAAACGGTTACATATGATAACAGAAAATCAAGAGGTCAAAAGAACAGAGGATTTATTATACAAAGCACTGATAAAAAAAGACAAGGATGCAGTAAAATTACTAAACATAAACCTCGATAAATATTTCGGCAATATAGAAAATTTCAATTCTTATGAAATTTTAGAAACAGTTGTAAACGACATGAATGTGATTAGTAGATTAAGCAATGATAATAAAAATAAAGAAATGGCCTTCAAACGCATCATAGAGCTTTGCCAAAAAAATGCAATGGATTTTATTGGCATGCTTCTTTCAAGCAAATTAAGCGCAGATAAATTAAGCCATGATGATATGTACGATAATTATATCCAAACGGTCGCCGATTTGGTTAAAAAAATAAATGGCGGCGAAATAATATTAAAAGATGAGATTGAGAAAATAATATACCTAGGTGGTCTAATGTTGCTTATTCTAAAAGAAGTGTCTAAACCTGCGAATACCATCTTATTAGACTCCCTTAAACATTATGCGCATGTCTTAATGCTTGGAAAACCATACATCATGAAAGTTTACGCTGGTATGTATCCATACATCTTTTACGACGAATTTCAAGATATTGCTTTAGGTGAGTATGCTATTCTAAATGCATTGATTGAAAATCATAGCACCCCTTACCAAATAGCTGTATTTGGTGATCCTAATCAAAGCATCTATCAATTTCGCGGGTCACTCGGCATCAAGGCCTATGAGTTATTAGCAACAGGTTATATCAATCATTCCAGAAAAAAAGACAAGACAAAAGATGTGGACATAGATAAATTTATTTACTACTTAACCCAAGATCATCGATCATATCACCCTGAGTTAACCTATGCAGCCAGAACATTCTTGAAAGAGATGATGGATAAAAAGGGATTTACAGATAATATGAAAGATATTAGCTTAAGTGAACATATAATGAAAAAATACGTGCTTGTTTTATACGATAATATATTGAACAACAAAGAAGGGGTGTGTTCTTTAAAATCTCTTAAGGGCAAAACAAATATTTTTAGCCATCAACCCTCAGGATATATCGTTACTTTTGATGAAAAATATATGGACAACGAAGATCATGCCAAATTTATCGCTAAGATCTTGAAAGAGGTTCAAGGGAACGATACTCAATGCAAAACTGCAGCAATCATTTGTCAGGATGCAACCATTGCTTTGAATATAGAAAAAGCGTTGATTCAAAATGGGATCAGTTTTTCACCTTTTGATGATTCGTTCTTAAAAGGGGATGCATTTAGTTATATCCATTCTTTATATGCATTAGCACTCGGCAAAGAAGACCCATCAATATTATTTACAGCAATCATGCCACATTTCTCAAACCATCAGGAGAATTCAAAACTTAGAGATGATATAATAAAGATCATAAAAGAAGATTCGTGTTATAAAGAAAATGTAATACAAGACATGCGCCTATGTTTAGAAAACGAAAGCTTTAAAGAAGAGAATAAGGAGTTGATTCATCATCTTCGTGTTCTTTTTGATAAAATTTTAGAAATGAGAAAGAATGCATACGAAGCGATGGAACAACAAAATGAACCAACTGCATTAAATGATGTTGCATGTGATATTATTAAGGTTATTCTTTCTCAAAATTACGATCATGTGTTCAAGGGACACTCTATGCTTGAAAAAGATATCCAAAAGATATGCGCAGAAAAGTTCAACACAGACGATCAAGTTATGTTGGATAAATTACTGACAAATGCTAAGCAAGCGATTATAGATCTTTTTATACCCAACGAAAAACAAGATAGGAGATTAGTCGCTGAGTGGATCGATTGGTTGGCAAATAGAAAATATAGTGAAGATAAAATCAGCGATTTAAATGCATGGACTGATAACTGTAATGAAATCGTTGTGCATCTATTAAAGCCAAGACAAGCAAAAGGATTAGAGTATGATATCGTGTTCATCCCGTTTTTTAATAATGTATTTCCGCCCTTTAATCAAAGCGATGAAAATAAAAATCTGTGCTATGTTAGCATTACACGAGCACGCAGACTTACTGTAATTACCACAAATGGTAAAGTTCACGATTATCCAGTTATGAGAGCATTAAAGAATATCTATGAAACAATGACCCCTGGTGAGGCCCATTCTCATATTATCGCATATTTATCTGGAAATCATAGAAGAGTTATGGGTCAATCCAGGAATCCGTTTAACGCCTTGTATAGGGGGTAGTAATATGGGTAAATTAGTTTATATATCTGGCTTGGCTTCTTCTTCAAAGACCATGTCGCTTATTCTTAATCACGTCGAAGCTTCTCAGTCTAGATCAAGTGCGCTAATCTTTAATTCAGCAGAAGACGCATTAAACACCTGCGATATGTATACACGGCAAGACTTTCTCTCAACACGAAATATTATCCCAGAAATGGCCTCCATGATTAAAGAGACGTTGAATAAGAAGGGAACTGTCAAAAGTTTGCTTCAATTTGTCAGAAATTCGTTGCCTGCAGATAACCTACCAGCATGGGATGGAAAAGAAATGGCTACATATCATCAAAGGAGATCGGCTATTCTCAAAGTGGCACAAGAATATAAAGAACATCCCTTTGTTAAAAAATTCTTAGACAGCACACTAGTTGATACTCCAATCTTACGCCTAAGTTTATGTCCTCCAGGTAAAATTATGGATGTGTCCAATTTACCTCATCGAAAGATGATGCTAGAAATGTCGCAAAACAATAAAGTTACGGAGGAAATTTTACGGGGAACCGACAAAATTTTACATGACCAAAACCTTTATGATCCATCTGATCTGATGTGTCGCGCTCTTACTCATATTTATCGCCATAAAACTACTATCCCTGATAACTTGTTTTTTGACAGCGTTGAAACTTTTGATATACTAGGGCTAGAGTTAATTATTGCTCTGACCAATACAACGCAGACAAAAATCACAGTAGCTTCTGATATATGCTATGAAGGCATTATCGGAAGCGCTACAGGCATGTTATATCAAACCCTGAATGAGATAAAAAAACAAAATAATGCATCTGATGACTTAGAAGGAATTTTCTATGCTCCAAGTAGAACGCTTAGTCATATCTCAAATGATCTACTCTTAATAGATCCCATTTCTATTATCAAACCAAGCCTAAAAACCTATCGGCATCCTACAATCAGCAACGTTAAGAACATTAAATTTTCGTACAAGAGATATGCAGATGAGAAACAAGAATTACAATCTGTATACTTACATGTTATGGAAGCATTGTCAAGAGGACAAAGCGTTGCCGTAGTCTCGCCTTCACTTTATATACTCGACCTGATAACCGATTTCCTAGTTTCTATGCGGTGTCAAGTGATATGCCATGATAGTTTGCGTGACGCATTAAGTGACATGATATTTGAATTCGCGAATTGCGTGCAGAAAAAGGAGATAACCCCAGAAAAAATAGCCAAAATCTGTTCTCTCCTTTCTTCCGAATATAAACCATCCGCAGAATTAAAATCTAATTTCTATAGCAAAGAAATCAATCAATTAAAGCAAATTAACTCAACAGAACGCGCAGTTATTAATTTCTATAACTCAGTAAATAAATCGAATTCGCGTAATTTTTATGACATGCTCCGTGAGATTAGTATGTCATCAGCATTACCTAATTTGCTTAATCATAGCCGTTATTTAACAGAAAGATCTCCTATCTATCATGGGAAGATAGAACGCCTCAGGGAACAAATAGCAACTCATCATAGGAATATAGATATATCCTCGTCTGAGATGCTGCAATTATTAAAACAAATTAACTACATAAATAATATTGGACTGCCCCAAAAAAATGTTGTCTATATTCTACGCACAAATCAACTTCACAATAGAAAATTCGATTGTGTGATTGCTCCATTTTCTTCTCAAGAGATATGGAAGGTTAATCAAAAGGCATGGGAAAATTACGGCACTCTTGCTTTTCGTTTTGCCGATTTTTATGCTATTTTAGCTGCTTCAAATCAAACAGTTAAAATGAGTATGCCTTTATATCTATATCAAGGCAAGAATAAAGTATCACAAACGGATTTACCATATGTTAAATTCATATTAGATTCTTTAGTGCGTAGAAATATGCAGAACATGGCTGCTAATATTTGAATTTAGCTCAAATTAAACGCTGTATGAATTGTAATGTGAATTAATGTATTCAGCCAGCTTCATCTTTGCTTTTTTGATTATCTCATTAATCATTTGTTTGCTTACACCATACATTTTAGCAATTTGTGTACCGCTTTTACGTACCTCTCCTTGTAACCCATAATATAAAATAAGCACATTTCTTTCCCTTTCTTTTAAACAAACCTGCATTGCATTTCTTAATGCCTGAAGATCTTCGTCCATAGAAATAAGTGAGAGCATATCTCCTTGAGATTTATCCTCAATGATATCTTCGTATGTATTAGAATCTTCTTTAGAAGGATCAGTTTTTTCTTCTAAACTACAAACAGCAAAAAATAGCTCATTGGATGACTTATCATGTTTTAAATGAGCATGGTAAGGAACCTTGCTATCGTATATGTATTTGATTATGCCGTTCTGTATGGATGAGTGAATCCATGGTGTCGCATAAGTACTAAGTCGTGTATTATAAGAAAAATCATACCTATTCACGGCGGTTAATAGACCTACAATCCCATCCTGCATTAAGTCTTCACGATAACTGATGAGGTCTGGAATTTTACTGGTATAATATCGGACGATTTTGATGATCAAGCCCCTATATGAATCAACAAGTATACTTTTAGCTTCTTCAGGAGGAATTGTGCTTGTCTCGGGTTTCTGTATAGCTAAAACAAGTTCCCTTTCATATTCTAATGAAAGTGAGGGCATGCGTGAATTATTGGAGTTAGAATCTTTCCCATCCTCTTCTACATGATTATATGAGAAATACTTTCTCTGGGTAGCCATTTTCTTAGCGCGCATTTATATCTATTATATGCTGAAAAGAAAGAATATGACTGATCATAAAGAGGAAGAAACAAAGATTAACACCAAAGGTGATGATGTACAAAAACTTTTAACTAGATTAGTAGATGTAGATCATCTTAAAGACTGGTTTTTATATCCTAATATCCTATCATATATACTTAAGTTTGTTGTTAAATACTTGAACAAAAATGATCGCATAGAATATCTATATGATATATTCTCTACAATTATAAAAGGTCGGGGTAGTTTGATAAATCTTATACATTGTATAATCGAATCTATAGATACTTTTATTTTAGAAGAATACAGAGAAAAAGATTTTGGTGTATTATTGTTTGCGTCAGAGATTAACTACGGGAAGATATTGAAAATATATAATGTCATAGATTTTTATAAATACATTCAAAACAATGAAAGCAAGAGCGATTGTGTCGCTTTTATTGAAGCATCACGTTGGAACATTGATTTTTATCGTTCAGATAAACGCACGAGAAGAATAATGATGAATAAAGTTGCCGAAGGAATACATAATGGAAATATACAAAGAAAATATATACATTACTATATAGCTAACGCGACTCTAATAGATCCTTGCCTAGCATTTGATCAAATAATATCTTGGCCGATTGAGATACAGTATTGGATTATCGATGTATTAGCGAGATATAATATTTTAGAATTGAGAGAAAAAGAAAGAGATAAATTAAATGATATAGCAGTAAATGTGATCGATAAAATTGATGAAGATCTCGCAGCGCGGGGATGTAGCTTGTGGCCATTCATCAAGCCGGATGTATGTATTTCAGTCTTAAATAGATTAGAGGGTGATTTACTATATCGTGCTATTTTAGATTGGCATGATGTGCCTATTAATATCAGAGCAGAAGCTTTATTGAGATTGGACGCGACGAAAGCAATTTACGCTTATCATGTAATCGGTATTCATGACGAATATATCAAAGTCGAGATTATAAGAAAAGCCAAGAGACATGCTCTTATTAAGGCTTGCTCTTATTGGCAAGACGCTTTTATGTTTCTATCCGAAAAAGATCTTGACGCTCTAGATAATTCACTTATATATACACTAGGCAAGATATTGAAAAATAACCAAGAATTGATGGTTTACCTCTTCTCTAAATTAAGCGGAATATATAAGATCAATGCAGGGAGAGATTGGAAATGTATAACTCCTGAACTGCTTGAGAAAAAAATCAAAGACCTTACCTGTGATGATCTATATTTAGCGTTAATGACATGGCCTATATCGAAAAATGTGTTGGATTATTACATAAAACTGTTACCCGACGATGATAAAATAAAATTAAACATAATCATGGGCATGAAATCTTTTATTAAGATAGAGGAGAATTTTTTAAACGGTCGTCTTGTTTCGGATGTTATCGATATGCTGATAGCGTGTGCACAAGACATATTATCTTTCTATATTTATCGTCGGGATAAATGGCTATTAAAGCATATATACCTGTCTTATCCTCGCTTGTTGAAATTTTTTCACCCCCCATTGAAACATATACTTAACCGACTGTCTTCTGAATATATATTATCAAACTCATCGCAGGAACAAAAGATGAGGATATTAAAGATATTAGACCGTTTAGACGATAAAAGAATCATTAATGTAGCCAGTATGATGAAACCTGATGATGTAGTTACTTGTATATCTATGAAGTGGATCAATCATCCATGGTTTATCAAAAAAATATACGACAAAATAGACCTAAAAAATAAGATTGATTTGTACTTAAAATTCGATTCCATCGAAAAAGAAAAACTAGCAGATCAGATTTTTGAGTCAAAATCAAGAGATTTATTGATTAGATTTTTACAGGTAGAATTCATAAAATTTTCCTCATCGAATCATCTAACTATCAAGGATGTTAAATGGATTTATAATATTATCGAGAAAGCCAGAATCTTATTAAGAAGCAATTCGAGTAATAATGATATTATGAGTTAATATATGATTCCCCTATATTTATATTAAATCTCCTGAGACTATTTTTTACTTCTGATAACCCAGCCGC
Above is a genomic segment from Candidatus Methylacidiphilales bacterium containing:
- a CDS encoding sigma-70 family RNA polymerase sigma factor, with protein sequence MTKTKRGVDMGNKTKKKTTGIEKPKIVIPLQPINSAEIKALEEITIEDELFNAIRDGTISAAEFDQICSQNSLDEKGRAEIIDMLQEMGVSIVSDDNITAQFQDDEMPSNNDDYDEDDEKEYDPLEEMNDEEILKQIVYEGDLQGLIIKDMTQMPLLTADQEVTLAKAIEAGKTAKSILNNLTNLTLDKLIEEMDSKFKLKRKPRTRAEAEVMLKKIFDEGVKARETLIMSNTRLVISVARKYIGRGVGFVDLIQEGNIGLMRAVNKFDWKRGNKFSTYATWWIRQAITRAIADHGRIIRLPVHMNDTVARVHRISHQLRQELGREPTIEELADKLSLSPTKVRQILGASKHVVSLDESLSDEEDSNSLGDLIPDLTSANPDIHVESSDLSNTIAQMLRVLTPREQKLIIMRYGLNGDKEMSLEEIGKKMGITRERVRQIEAQALRKLRSSPNMRELFPYKGYFNYK
- a CDS encoding ATP-dependent helicase, which gives rise to MAISEKIRFISESLNLTEEQVNIIQSPWPKMVIAGPGTGKTTTLVANIYALIAEGVPPANILAITFSRIGVKRMIDRLSALLNRSIAYGINVMTTDALARRMIYSEASFFGNPDKRLHMITENQEVKRTEDLLYKALIKKDKDAVKLLNINLDKYFGNIENFNSYEILETVVNDMNVISRLSNDNKNKEMAFKRIIELCQKNAMDFIGMLLSSKLSADKLSHDDMYDNYIQTVADLVKKINGGEIILKDEIEKIIYLGGLMLLILKEVSKPANTILLDSLKHYAHVLMLGKPYIMKVYAGMYPYIFYDEFQDIALGEYAILNALIENHSTPYQIAVFGDPNQSIYQFRGSLGIKAYELLATGYINHSRKKDKTKDVDIDKFIYYLTQDHRSYHPELTYAARTFLKEMMDKKGFTDNMKDISLSEHIMKKYVLVLYDNILNNKEGVCSLKSLKGKTNIFSHQPSGYIVTFDEKYMDNEDHAKFIAKILKEVQGNDTQCKTAAIICQDATIALNIEKALIQNGISFSPFDDSFLKGDAFSYIHSLYALALGKEDPSILFTAIMPHFSNHQENSKLRDDIIKIIKEDSCYKENVIQDMRLCLENESFKEENKELIHHLRVLFDKILEMRKNAYEAMEQQNEPTALNDVACDIIKVILSQNYDHVFKGHSMLEKDIQKICAEKFNTDDQVMLDKLLTNAKQAIIDLFIPNEKQDRRLVAEWIDWLANRKYSEDKISDLNAWTDNCNEIVVHLLKPRQAKGLEYDIVFIPFFNNVFPPFNQSDENKNLCYVSITRARRLTVITTNGKVHDYPVMRALKNIYETMTPGEAHSHIIAYLSGNHRRVMGQSRNPFNALYRG
- a CDS encoding sigma-70 family RNA polymerase sigma factor; translation: MATQRKYFSYNHVEEDGKDSNSNNSRMPSLSLEYERELVLAIQKPETSTIPPEEAKSILVDSYRGLIIKIVRYYTSKIPDLISYREDLMQDGIVGLLTAVNRYDFSYNTRLSTYATPWIHSSIQNGIIKYIYDSKVPYHAHLKHDKSSNELFFAVCSLEEKTDPSKEDSNTYEDIIEDKSQGDMLSLISMDEDLQALRNAMQVCLKERERNVLILYYGLQGEVRKSGTQIAKMYGVSKQMINEIIKKAKMKLAEYINSHYNSYSV